One region of Prosthecobacter debontii genomic DNA includes:
- a CDS encoding L-threonylcarbamoyladenylate synthase: MSTPILPTDQPPLMHHAVEEAVRLLQSGEVVALPTETVYGLAADALNPQAVAKIFEAKERPTFDPLIVHLPDKKLLDTVAEVPEDVKKVVTRLIERFWPGPLTLLLPKKPCVPDLVTAGLPTVAVRVSNNPVFKRVAQALNKPIAAPSANRFGSISPTSANAVLAELDGRIPLILDGGACLHGLESTIIKVEPGTPKALITVLRPGPITIEDLKLYAKVQRVTKTLLDEASEAPGQLASHYAPRTPLRLLSKPSDFTPEEGRRYALMSYRGEEKDGYVDLADWEQMMILSPGNGKLPEAAVRFFYVLRELDKLGVDEIIAEPMLEHGMGAAMMDKLRRASVRPSR, translated from the coding sequence ATGTCCACCCCCATCCTGCCGACCGATCAGCCGCCGCTCATGCACCACGCCGTGGAGGAGGCGGTTCGTCTTCTGCAATCGGGCGAGGTTGTCGCCCTGCCCACTGAAACGGTCTATGGACTGGCGGCCGATGCGCTGAATCCCCAAGCCGTCGCCAAAATCTTCGAAGCCAAGGAGCGCCCAACCTTCGACCCGCTCATTGTCCATCTACCGGACAAGAAGCTGCTCGATACCGTGGCCGAAGTCCCTGAGGACGTAAAAAAGGTGGTGACCCGTTTGATCGAACGCTTTTGGCCCGGTCCACTGACCCTGCTCTTGCCAAAAAAACCGTGCGTGCCTGACCTCGTCACCGCAGGCCTGCCCACCGTGGCGGTGCGGGTGAGCAACAACCCAGTTTTCAAACGTGTCGCCCAGGCCCTGAACAAGCCGATTGCCGCACCGAGTGCCAATCGTTTTGGCTCCATCAGCCCCACCTCGGCCAATGCCGTGCTAGCAGAGTTGGATGGCCGTATCCCGCTCATTCTGGATGGCGGTGCCTGCCTGCATGGCCTGGAGTCCACCATCATCAAGGTGGAACCCGGCACGCCCAAGGCCCTCATCACCGTCCTGCGTCCAGGACCGATCACCATTGAGGATCTGAAACTGTATGCCAAGGTGCAGCGCGTCACCAAAACGCTCTTGGATGAAGCCAGCGAAGCCCCCGGCCAGCTCGCCTCCCACTACGCCCCACGCACGCCGCTGCGCCTGCTCAGCAAGCCCTCGGACTTCACCCCTGAAGAAGGCAGGCGCTACGCCCTCATGAGCTATCGCGGTGAGGAGAAAGACGGCTATGTTGATCTGGCCGATTGGGAGCAGATGATGATCCTCAGCCCGGGGAATGGCAAGCTGCCTGAGGCGGCCGTGCGTTTCTTTTACGTGCTGCGTGAGTTGGATAAACTTGGTGTGGATGAGATCATCGCCGAGCCGATGCTGGAGCACGGCATGGGTGCGGCCATGATGGATAAACTGCGCCGCGCTTCCGTTCGTCCTTCCCGTTAG
- the tsaD gene encoding tRNA (adenosine(37)-N6)-threonylcarbamoyltransferase complex transferase subunit TsaD, with the protein MPILALESSCDETAAAICTPEGTLLASRIASQAEIHRRYGGVVPEVASRNHILHVRPLVQEVLEEAGLALGEITAFAATSGPGLVSSLLIGTSMAKALAVAEKKPFLAVNHMEGHLLSPFMGGQGPVRPSVALIVSGGHTMLVQVKSVGEYILLGRTRDDAAGEAFDKVAKMIGLPYPGGPEIDKQARQGNPRAFAFPRSFMDGESLEFSFSGLKTAVLYELPKLNLEDPTVLADVCASVQEAIIEVLVEKLVLAARQTGETLVTVSGGVSCNRGLREKLMARCEKEKLTLLLAKPDLCTDNAGMIAYAASQRFQLGQSSALEADVDPNLALV; encoded by the coding sequence ATGCCCATCCTCGCCCTCGAATCCTCCTGCGACGAAACCGCCGCGGCCATTTGCACGCCGGAGGGCACCCTGCTGGCCTCACGCATCGCCTCCCAGGCGGAGATCCATCGTCGGTATGGCGGCGTGGTGCCGGAGGTGGCCTCGCGCAATCACATCCTGCATGTGCGCCCCTTGGTGCAGGAGGTTTTGGAAGAAGCTGGCCTAGCTCTGGGCGAGATCACCGCCTTTGCCGCCACCAGCGGGCCGGGGCTTGTGAGTTCCTTGCTCATCGGCACCAGCATGGCCAAGGCTCTGGCGGTGGCCGAAAAGAAACCCTTCCTAGCCGTCAATCACATGGAAGGCCACCTGCTTTCTCCCTTCATGGGCGGGCAAGGTCCTGTGCGCCCCAGCGTGGCCCTCATCGTCAGTGGTGGCCACACCATGCTCGTGCAGGTCAAATCGGTCGGTGAATACATTTTGTTAGGCCGGACGCGCGATGATGCAGCGGGCGAAGCCTTCGACAAAGTGGCCAAGATGATCGGCCTGCCCTATCCCGGCGGACCGGAGATCGATAAGCAAGCGCGCCAGGGGAACCCACGCGCCTTTGCCTTTCCACGCAGTTTCATGGATGGGGAGAGTTTGGAATTCAGCTTCAGCGGACTCAAAACTGCGGTGCTCTACGAACTGCCCAAGCTGAACTTGGAAGACCCGACCGTGTTGGCCGATGTCTGTGCCAGCGTGCAGGAGGCCATCATTGAGGTTTTGGTGGAAAAACTCGTCCTCGCAGCTCGCCAAACCGGTGAAACTCTGGTGACCGTCAGCGGTGGCGTAAGCTGCAATCGTGGTCTGCGGGAAAAACTGATGGCGCGCTGTGAGAAGGAAAAGCTCACACTGCTGCTCGCTAAACCAGACCTCTGCACAGACAACGCCGGCATGATCGCTTATGCAGCCTCGCAGCGCTTTCAGTTAGGCCAAAGCTCTGCCCTAGAAGCGGATGTGGACCCGAATTTAGCGCTGGTTTGA
- a CDS encoding MGMT family protein, with protein MAKPKSLAATRIRAEVIRLVGLIPGGKFTTYGSIAIHMNVAALHVSSVMSRLTDEESKTLPWHRVVGADARISPKMNAELAVLQRKRLEQEGFHLDAQGYIQDADSHFHVVGLRRSIRWSDP; from the coding sequence ATGGCCAAGCCCAAGTCTCTCGCCGCCACTCGCATTCGTGCTGAAGTCATCCGGCTAGTGGGCCTGATTCCTGGCGGCAAATTCACCACTTACGGTTCCATTGCCATTCACATGAACGTCGCCGCGCTGCACGTCTCCAGCGTGATGAGTCGATTGACGGACGAAGAATCGAAGACCCTCCCGTGGCATCGGGTGGTAGGAGCCGACGCACGAATTAGCCCCAAGATGAACGCCGAGCTTGCAGTCCTTCAACGAAAGCGTCTGGAACAAGAAGGATTTCACCTCGATGCCCAAGGATACATCCAGGATGCCGATTCACACTTCCACGTCGTCGGTTTACGCCGAAGCATTCGCTGGAGCGATCCCTGA